Proteins from a genomic interval of Sphingopyxis sp. QXT-31:
- the pgeF gene encoding peptidoglycan editing factor PgeF: protein MSAPFVTAAPLDGIPHGFFGRRGGVSRGDLASLNCGLGSNDDPALIAQNRRRVADAVLPGAALAGLYQVHGNRCVVIDEASDLTARPEADALATRTPGILLGILTADCVPVLFADREAGVVAAAHAGWKGAIAGVTDATLTAMESLGATRANIAAAIGPCIGRASYEVDDGFVAAFVADDPANERFFAAGKHGHAMFDIAAYVAALVAAAGVTRIALGGQDTYAEAEDYFSYRRACHKAENSYGRQLSVIGLA, encoded by the coding sequence GTGAGCGCGCCTTTCGTCACCGCCGCGCCGCTGGACGGCATCCCCCACGGCTTCTTCGGCCGCCGCGGCGGGGTATCGCGCGGCGACCTTGCCTCGCTCAACTGCGGGCTCGGCTCGAACGACGATCCCGCGCTGATCGCCCAGAACCGCCGCCGCGTCGCCGACGCCGTGCTGCCCGGCGCCGCGCTTGCCGGCCTCTACCAGGTTCACGGCAATCGCTGCGTCGTCATCGACGAAGCCAGCGACCTGACCGCGCGTCCCGAGGCCGATGCGCTCGCCACGCGCACGCCTGGCATCCTCCTCGGCATTCTTACCGCCGACTGCGTCCCCGTCCTCTTCGCCGACCGCGAAGCCGGGGTCGTCGCGGCGGCGCACGCCGGCTGGAAGGGCGCCATCGCCGGGGTCACCGACGCCACTCTGACCGCGATGGAAAGCCTCGGCGCAACCCGCGCCAACATCGCCGCCGCGATCGGCCCGTGCATCGGCCGCGCCTCCTACGAGGTCGACGACGGCTTCGTCGCGGCCTTCGTCGCCGACGATCCCGCCAACGAGCGCTTCTTCGCCGCAGGCAAGCACGGCCATGCGATGTTCGACATCGCCGCCTATGTCGCCGCGCTCGTCGCCGCGGCGGGGGTGACACGAATTGCCCTCGGCGGGCAGGACACCTATGCCGAGGCCGAAGACTATTTCAGCTATCGCCGCGCGTGCCACAAAGCCGAGAACAGCTATGGCCGCCAATTGTCGGTGATCGGCCTCGCCTGA
- a CDS encoding GNAT family N-acetyltransferase — MTDIRIAQPADAEALSAFAEASFVHTFGHLYDPADLALFLSTWNPPDRVRAQIADPAYAIALVRDEAGAILGYIKMGPLDFDLPPGQPADDAVELHQIYLAEAAKGTGLAARLMDWGIAWARERASELYLSVFTDNPRAQAVYRRYGFYDVGRNAFRVGNHVDEDRFFRLDL; from the coding sequence ATGACCGATATCCGGATCGCCCAGCCGGCCGACGCCGAGGCACTCTCGGCCTTCGCCGAGGCGAGCTTCGTCCACACCTTCGGCCATCTCTACGACCCCGCCGACCTCGCGCTCTTCCTCTCGACCTGGAACCCGCCCGACCGCGTGCGCGCGCAGATCGCGGATCCCGCCTATGCGATCGCGCTCGTCCGCGATGAAGCCGGCGCGATCCTCGGCTATATCAAGATGGGCCCGCTCGATTTCGACCTGCCCCCCGGGCAACCGGCCGACGATGCTGTCGAACTCCACCAGATCTACCTTGCGGAGGCGGCCAAGGGCACGGGCCTCGCCGCCCGCCTGATGGACTGGGGTATCGCCTGGGCGCGCGAGCGGGCGTCGGAGCTCTATCTCTCGGTCTTTACCGACAATCCGCGCGCGCAGGCGGTGTATCGCCGCTACGGCTTCTATGACGTCGGCCGCAACGCCTTCCGCGTCGGCAACCATGTCGACGAAGACCGCTTTTTTCGGCTCGACCTGTGA
- a CDS encoding class I SAM-dependent methyltransferase — translation MPLPDGPPTPENLIRELAAARTMTVADYMARANSQYYATRDPLGAAGDFTTAPEISQMFGELIGLWIADLWSRAGSPAFDYAELGPGRGTLAADALRAAARFGCVPRTIHLVETSPMLRAAQLARLPAAQHHDDIDALPDDAPLLIVANEFFDALPIHQYVRTAAGWRELMVERRDGKLAPVPGDTPADEAIPAALANAPEASIVETAPLSAAMMQRCAFRLARQGGAMLAIDYGYAGPAAGDTLQAVKAHAFADPFDTPGEADLTAHVDFTALATAAQPAKVAVTHLATQGEWLRRLGIDARLQALSAAAPDRAADLKTQRDRLVEADAMGSLFKVMAFAAPGWPQPAGFAA, via the coding sequence ATGCCGTTGCCTGACGGTCCGCCGACCCCCGAAAATCTGATCCGGGAGTTGGCGGCGGCGCGGACGATGACCGTCGCCGACTATATGGCGCGCGCCAACAGCCAATATTATGCGACGCGCGACCCGCTCGGCGCCGCGGGCGATTTCACCACCGCGCCCGAGATCAGCCAGATGTTCGGCGAACTGATCGGCCTGTGGATCGCCGACCTCTGGTCGCGCGCAGGAAGCCCCGCCTTCGACTATGCCGAGCTCGGCCCCGGCCGCGGGACGCTCGCGGCCGACGCGCTGCGCGCCGCGGCGCGTTTCGGCTGCGTCCCGCGGACGATCCACCTCGTCGAGACCAGCCCGATGCTGCGGGCGGCGCAGCTGGCGCGCCTTCCCGCCGCGCAGCATCATGACGATATCGACGCGCTGCCCGACGACGCGCCGCTGCTGATCGTCGCCAACGAGTTTTTCGACGCGCTGCCGATCCACCAATATGTCCGCACCGCCGCAGGCTGGCGCGAATTGATGGTCGAGCGTCGCGACGGCAAGCTGGCGCCCGTCCCCGGCGACACCCCCGCCGACGAGGCCATCCCCGCCGCGCTCGCGAACGCGCCCGAAGCCAGCATCGTCGAAACCGCGCCCTTGTCGGCCGCGATGATGCAGCGCTGCGCCTTCCGTCTCGCGCGGCAGGGCGGCGCGATGCTGGCCATCGACTATGGCTATGCCGGCCCCGCCGCGGGCGACACGCTGCAGGCGGTCAAGGCACACGCCTTCGCCGATCCCTTCGACACGCCGGGCGAGGCCGACCTCACCGCGCATGTCGATTTCACCGCGCTCGCGACCGCGGCCCAGCCCGCCAAGGTCGCGGTCACCCATCTCGCCACGCAGGGCGAATGGCTCCGCCGCCTCGGCATCGACGCGCGGCTGCAGGCGCTGAGCGCTGCTGCCCCAGACCGCGCCGCCGACCTCAAGACCCAGCGCGACCGCCTCGTCGAGGCCGATGCGATGGGCAGTCTCTTCAAAGTCATGGCCTTCGCCGCGCCCGGCTGGCCACAGCCCGCAGGATTTGCCGCATGA
- the lgt gene encoding prolipoprotein diacylglyceryl transferase codes for MFLFATLAEATQYVNFTQLMGENSEVAFSVFGLPIRWYALAYLAGIFLGYWYLLKLIEQPGAPMARRHADDMIFYAMLGIILGGRLGYVLFYGLERYIQEPIEIFRLWDGGMSLHGGAIGVLIAIWYVTKKEKLNFLRFCDYIACVIPFGLFLGRIANFVNGELWGRVTTVPWAIVFPDPAGDLPRHPSQLYEAGMEGLVMMAILGWLFWRTDARYKPGLLFGVAAIDYGVSRFLIEFVRQPDVQRQWVVDNTSLSMGQWLCVPMILGGIWLVATAKNRRQRVEPIAGPDAVA; via the coding sequence ATGTTTCTTTTTGCAACCTTAGCCGAAGCGACGCAATATGTGAACTTCACCCAGTTGATGGGGGAAAACAGCGAAGTCGCCTTCAGCGTCTTCGGTTTGCCCATCCGCTGGTACGCGCTCGCCTATCTCGCGGGCATCTTCCTCGGCTATTGGTACCTCCTGAAGCTCATTGAACAGCCCGGCGCCCCGATGGCGCGGCGCCACGCCGACGACATGATCTTCTATGCGATGCTCGGCATCATCCTCGGCGGGCGGCTCGGCTATGTGCTCTTCTATGGCCTCGAACGCTATATTCAGGAACCGATCGAAATCTTCAGATTGTGGGACGGCGGCATGTCGCTCCACGGCGGCGCCATCGGCGTGCTGATCGCGATCTGGTATGTGACCAAGAAGGAAAAGCTGAATTTCCTGCGCTTCTGCGACTATATCGCCTGCGTCATCCCCTTCGGCCTGTTCCTCGGCCGCATCGCTAATTTCGTCAACGGCGAGCTGTGGGGCCGCGTGACGACGGTGCCTTGGGCGATCGTTTTTCCCGACCCCGCCGGCGACCTGCCGCGCCACCCGAGCCAGCTCTACGAAGCCGGCATGGAGGGTCTGGTGATGATGGCGATCCTCGGCTGGCTCTTCTGGCGCACCGACGCGCGCTACAAGCCCGGCCTCCTCTTCGGCGTCGCGGCGATCGACTATGGCGTTAGCCGTTTCCTGATCGAATTTGTGCGCCAGCCCGATGTGCAGCGCCAATGGGTCGTCGACAACACCAGCCTGTCGATGGGCCAGTGGCTTTGCGTGCCGATGATCCTCGGCGGCATCTGGCTCGTCGCCACCGCGAAGAACCGCCGCCAGCGCGTCGAGCCCATCGCCGGACCCGATGCCGTTGCCTGA
- a CDS encoding class I adenylate-forming enzyme family protein, whose amino-acid sequence MPSALDLRLEAAYNLITGPGGPIQIGSVERFGHSLPVIANAPTNLADYAGFFAMQHGDATFLVEGDERLSFKEVYLAARQVAAGLIDGHGVQRGDRVGIAMRNANAWCVTYLGILLAGGCATLLNGWWQGGELAAGIDDAEAKLVIADVQRAARLAEPGVSHGAKVITLDIAQPIAAAIAPIAAGGSSETVLPTLTGEDLATILFTSGSTGQSKGAYSRHHAVVQAIFNYVTQTASIVHLLTEDGLMSDIQPATLVCTPLFHVTAEIPVFLQSLALGRKLVLMPKWNAEEAMRLIQDEQCNYFVGVPLMSYEILTHPNRKNYDLSTCKSYAGGGAPRPPEHVKRLSEEMGDAKPLLGYGLTETNAVGCGIINENYLAKPMSTGPASKPLVDLAILDDDGNVLPQGGVGEVCIRSVCNFEGYWNNEAATKAAFFDNGYFRSGDLGYLDADGYLFIVDRKKDIIIRGGENISCQEVEAAIYEHEQVNECAVFGLPDERLGECVGAVVWVKPGSAVTADDLTAFLSARLAPYKVPCRIWMSNDALPKLGSEKIDKVSLRNHYRGEYATEVAA is encoded by the coding sequence ATGCCATCCGCGCTCGATTTGCGCCTGGAAGCCGCCTATAATCTGATCACCGGTCCCGGCGGACCGATCCAGATCGGGTCGGTCGAACGTTTCGGGCACAGCCTGCCCGTGATCGCCAACGCGCCGACGAATCTGGCCGACTATGCCGGCTTTTTCGCCATGCAGCATGGCGACGCGACGTTCCTGGTCGAGGGCGACGAGCGGCTGAGTTTCAAAGAGGTGTATCTCGCGGCGCGGCAGGTCGCGGCGGGGCTGATCGACGGCCATGGCGTGCAGCGCGGCGACCGCGTCGGCATCGCGATGCGGAACGCCAACGCCTGGTGCGTCACTTATCTGGGCATATTGCTCGCGGGCGGTTGCGCGACTTTGCTCAACGGCTGGTGGCAGGGCGGCGAGCTCGCCGCGGGGATCGACGATGCCGAAGCGAAGCTGGTGATCGCCGACGTCCAGCGCGCGGCGCGGCTTGCCGAGCCGGGGGTCAGCCATGGCGCCAAGGTCATCACGCTCGACATCGCGCAGCCGATCGCCGCGGCGATCGCGCCGATCGCGGCGGGCGGCAGTTCCGAGACCGTGCTGCCGACGCTGACCGGCGAGGACCTCGCGACGATCCTCTTCACCTCGGGCTCGACCGGCCAATCGAAGGGCGCCTATTCGCGCCATCACGCGGTGGTGCAGGCGATCTTCAACTATGTGACGCAGACCGCGAGCATCGTGCATCTGCTGACCGAGGACGGGCTGATGTCGGACATCCAGCCTGCCACGCTTGTCTGCACGCCGCTGTTCCACGTCACCGCCGAGATTCCGGTGTTCCTCCAGAGCCTGGCGCTCGGGCGTAAATTGGTGCTGATGCCCAAGTGGAACGCCGAGGAGGCGATGCGGCTGATCCAGGATGAGCAGTGCAATTATTTCGTCGGCGTCCCGCTGATGAGCTACGAGATCCTCACGCACCCCAATCGCAAGAATTACGACCTGTCGACGTGCAAGAGCTACGCCGGCGGCGGCGCGCCGCGCCCGCCCGAGCATGTGAAGCGCCTGTCGGAGGAGATGGGCGACGCCAAGCCCTTGCTCGGATATGGTCTCACCGAAACCAACGCGGTCGGCTGCGGCATCATCAACGAAAATTACCTCGCCAAGCCGATGTCGACGGGGCCGGCGTCGAAGCCGCTGGTCGATCTCGCGATCCTCGACGACGACGGCAATGTGCTGCCGCAGGGCGGGGTCGGCGAAGTGTGCATCCGGTCGGTGTGCAATTTCGAGGGCTATTGGAACAACGAAGCCGCGACGAAGGCGGCCTTTTTCGACAATGGCTATTTCCGCTCGGGCGACCTCGGCTATCTCGATGCGGACGGCTATCTGTTCATCGTCGACCGCAAGAAGGACATCATCATCCGCGGCGGCGAGAATATCAGCTGCCAGGAGGTCGAGGCGGCGATCTACGAGCATGAGCAGGTCAACGAATGCGCGGTGTTCGGCCTGCCCGACGAAAGGCTGGGCGAATGCGTCGGCGCGGTGGTGTGGGTCAAGCCGGGGAGCGCGGTGACCGCCGACGACCTCACCGCGTTCCTGAGCGCACGGCTCGCGCCGTACAAGGTGCCGTGCCGCATCTGGATGTCGAACGACGCCTTGCCCAAGCTTGGCAGCGAAAAGATCGACAAGGTCAGCTTGCGCAACCATTATCGCGGCGAATATGCGACGGAGGTCGCGGCGTAA
- a CDS encoding cytochrome b/b6 domain-containing protein, whose product MAEAEAPIAPPELAPARSPVRVYRHRLPVRVWHWVNAVTLLILLMSGLMIFNAHPRLYWGDYGANADHAWLAIAAQGDTGYLRIGEVRIETTGVLGRWTDSDGVVRKLAFPGWATIPTSYDLASGRRWHLLFAWVLAIGLTLYMVWTAFGGHLKKNLHVRRAEWAPRHIWQDIKDHARLRFPRGAAAARYGILQKLSYIGVIFVLLPLMIFTGLAMSPGMNAAWPWLVEVFGGRQSARSIHFIAAWALVAFFVVHIVMVLLAGPVNELRSMVTGWFRLPPEKQT is encoded by the coding sequence ATGGCCGAGGCTGAAGCCCCTATCGCTCCCCCCGAGTTGGCGCCCGCTCGGTCTCCGGTGCGCGTCTATCGCCACCGGCTGCCGGTGCGCGTCTGGCATTGGGTCAATGCAGTCACCTTGCTCATCCTGCTGATGAGCGGGCTGATGATCTTCAACGCGCATCCGCGCCTCTATTGGGGCGACTATGGCGCGAACGCCGACCATGCCTGGCTGGCGATCGCGGCGCAGGGCGACACCGGTTATCTCCGGATCGGCGAGGTAAGGATCGAGACCACGGGCGTGCTCGGGCGCTGGACCGATAGCGACGGCGTGGTGCGCAAGCTGGCCTTTCCGGGTTGGGCGACGATTCCGACGAGCTACGACCTAGCGAGCGGGCGGCGCTGGCACCTGCTCTTTGCGTGGGTGCTCGCGATCGGGTTGACGCTGTACATGGTCTGGACCGCGTTCGGCGGGCATCTGAAGAAGAACCTGCATGTTCGGCGGGCCGAATGGGCGCCGCGGCATATCTGGCAGGACATCAAGGATCATGCGCGGCTGCGCTTTCCGCGCGGCGCGGCGGCGGCGCGTTACGGCATCTTGCAGAAGCTGTCTTACATCGGGGTGATCTTCGTGCTGCTGCCGCTGATGATCTTTACCGGCCTCGCGATGTCGCCGGGGATGAATGCGGCGTGGCCGTGGCTGGTCGAGGTCTTCGGCGGGCGGCAGTCGGCGCGCTCGATCCACTTCATCGCGGCATGGGCGCTGGTCGCCTTCTTCGTCGTGCATATCGTGATGGTGCTGCTCGCGGGGCCGGTGAACGAGCTGCGCTCGATGGTCACCGGCTGGTTCCGCCTGCCCCCGGAGAAGCAGACATGA
- a CDS encoding molybdopterin-binding protein has protein sequence MSGGIILPRRRLIAGAGGLVAAMPLLSACDAINEAPITRKILSMGEEMHQASQRALMDRDALAREFTRADLSPVFRSNGTKLPPGTAYAGHAATGFADWRVAVTGLVNKPLSLSMADIRAMPQRTQITRHDCVEGWSAIGEWTGVPLSRILAAAGLKDRARYIVFRCADRIGDALYYESCDLVDALHPQTILAWALNREPLPIANGAPLRLRIERQLGYKHAKYLTGIEAVASLDAIGAGKGGFWEDRVDYEWYAGI, from the coding sequence ATGAGCGGCGGGATCATTTTGCCGCGGCGGCGGCTGATCGCGGGCGCGGGCGGGCTCGTCGCGGCGATGCCCCTGCTGTCGGCGTGCGACGCGATCAACGAGGCGCCGATCACGCGCAAGATCCTGTCGATGGGCGAAGAGATGCATCAGGCGAGCCAGCGCGCGTTGATGGACCGCGATGCGCTAGCCCGCGAATTCACCCGCGCCGACCTGTCGCCGGTCTTCCGCTCGAACGGGACCAAGCTGCCGCCGGGCACGGCCTATGCCGGGCATGCCGCGACAGGGTTCGCCGACTGGCGCGTCGCGGTGACGGGACTGGTGAACAAGCCCTTGTCGCTGTCGATGGCCGATATCCGCGCGATGCCGCAGCGGACGCAGATCACGCGCCACGACTGCGTCGAGGGGTGGAGCGCGATCGGCGAATGGACCGGGGTGCCGCTGTCGCGCATACTCGCGGCGGCGGGGCTGAAGGACCGCGCGCGCTATATCGTCTTCCGCTGCGCCGACCGGATCGGCGACGCGCTCTATTATGAGAGCTGCGACCTGGTCGATGCGCTACACCCGCAGACGATCCTGGCGTGGGCGCTCAACCGCGAGCCGCTGCCGATCGCCAATGGCGCGCCGCTGCGCCTCCGGATCGAGCGGCAGCTGGGGTATAAGCACGCGAAATATCTGACCGGGATCGAGGCGGTCGCGAGCCTCGATGCCATCGGCGCGGGCAAGGGCGGCTTCTGGGAGGACCGCGTCGATTATGAATGGTATGCGGGGATCTAG
- a CDS encoding DUF1801 domain-containing protein: MAKTEVKTKPTEMTVADFIAAIPETRRREEAEIVDAMHRRATGQEPKMWGPSIIGYGSYDYQYDSGHSGTMCRAGYSPRKGAMTLYVMGDHYGDLQGEADALLAKLGKHTSSKACLYIKKLADVDLEVLEKLVALSWRGMNAKYPT; encoded by the coding sequence ATGGCCAAGACCGAGGTGAAGACCAAGCCCACCGAAATGACCGTTGCCGACTTTATCGCCGCCATCCCCGAAACGCGCCGCCGCGAGGAGGCGGAGATCGTCGACGCGATGCACCGCCGCGCCACCGGGCAGGAGCCGAAGATGTGGGGGCCATCGATCATCGGCTACGGCAGCTATGACTATCAGTACGACAGCGGCCATTCGGGGACGATGTGCCGCGCCGGCTACAGCCCGCGCAAGGGCGCGATGACGCTCTATGTCATGGGGGACCATTATGGTGACCTGCAGGGCGAGGCCGATGCGCTGCTCGCGAAGCTCGGCAAGCATACGAGCAGCAAGGCCTGCCTCTACATCAAGAAGCTAGCCGACGTGGATCTCGAGGTGCTGGAGAAATTGGTTGCGCTCAGCTGGCGGGGCATGAACGCGAAATATCCGACCTAG
- a CDS encoding acyltransferase family protein, whose amino-acid sequence MATSPKKTLWSRARAMAEQAPPTRNRYVDFLRAFSILAVVIGHWLVAAPYMKDGAVEGGHLLGILPWTQWLTWGFQVMPLFFLVGGFSNGLSWAATQRGGGRFTTWFAARVRRLINPVLPLLLIWALVTLFGTQAGIDRAVVKMAAQLALVPVWFLAVYLIVTALTPWSHAAWRRFGLASFVALVAAAVAVDVATLQFGIAYVNFLNFVFVWVAIHQLGYAWHDGRLAAPLLWAAAGLVALGLLVGLGPYPVAMIGVPGATLSNSMPPTLALLALGIAQTGLALALEKPARRVLAGITAWTTVVLINGMIMSVYLWHLTAFVLVMIAAWLLGGVGLHAAPGSTEWWLARPIWFALYIALLFPFILLFARYESGGKAAEGDVTHARLILGMLMICTGLAMTAAISIASPLGVTGVRLWVVALPFLGAALVGFGPAARLLMHRAET is encoded by the coding sequence ATGGCGACATCGCCGAAGAAGACGCTCTGGTCGCGCGCCCGCGCGATGGCCGAACAGGCGCCGCCGACGCGCAACCGCTATGTCGATTTCCTGCGCGCCTTCTCGATCCTCGCGGTCGTCATCGGCCATTGGCTCGTCGCCGCGCCCTATATGAAGGACGGCGCGGTCGAGGGCGGGCACCTGCTCGGCATCCTGCCCTGGACGCAGTGGCTGACCTGGGGTTTCCAGGTCATGCCGCTCTTCTTCCTCGTCGGCGGCTTCTCGAACGGGCTTTCGTGGGCCGCGACGCAGCGGGGCGGCGGGCGCTTCACCACCTGGTTCGCGGCGCGCGTCCGGCGGCTGATCAATCCGGTACTGCCGCTGCTGCTCATCTGGGCGCTCGTAACATTGTTCGGCACGCAGGCGGGTATCGACCGCGCGGTCGTCAAAATGGCGGCGCAGCTCGCGCTCGTCCCCGTCTGGTTTCTCGCCGTCTATCTGATCGTCACCGCGCTGACCCCGTGGAGCCACGCCGCATGGCGGCGCTTCGGCCTCGCCTCCTTCGTCGCGCTCGTCGCTGCGGCGGTGGCGGTCGACGTAGCGACGCTGCAATTCGGCATAGCCTATGTCAATTTCCTCAACTTCGTCTTCGTCTGGGTCGCGATCCACCAGCTCGGCTATGCTTGGCACGACGGCCGCCTCGCCGCACCCTTGCTCTGGGCGGCCGCGGGGCTGGTCGCGCTCGGCCTGCTCGTCGGCCTCGGTCCCTATCCCGTTGCGATGATCGGCGTCCCCGGCGCGACCCTGAGCAACTCGATGCCCCCCACACTCGCGCTGCTTGCGCTCGGCATCGCGCAGACCGGCCTCGCGCTGGCGCTCGAAAAACCCGCGCGCCGGGTGCTCGCCGGGATCACCGCATGGACGACCGTCGTGCTCATCAACGGAATGATCATGTCCGTCTATCTCTGGCACCTCACCGCCTTCGTGCTGGTGATGATCGCCGCCTGGCTGCTCGGCGGCGTCGGCCTCCATGCAGCGCCCGGCAGCACCGAGTGGTGGCTCGCGCGCCCGATCTGGTTCGCGCTGTACATCGCTTTGCTCTTCCCCTTCATCCTGCTCTTCGCGCGCTACGAAAGCGGCGGCAAGGCGGCCGAGGGCGACGTCACCCACGCGCGGCTGATCCTCGGCATGCTGATGATCTGCACCGGCCTCGCGATGACCGCGGCGATCAGCATCGCGAGCCCGCTCGGCGTCACCGGCGTCCGCCTGTGGGTCGTGGCGCTGCCCTTCCTCGGCGCCGCGCTGGTCGGCTTCGGCCCCGCCGCGCGCCTGTTGATGCACCGCGCCGAAACCTGA
- a CDS encoding helix-turn-helix transcriptional regulator — MRASRLLSILILLQLRQRLTAADLGAEFEVSERTIYRDIDALSAAGIPVYGDRGPGGGFQLLDGYRTRLTGLDPQEAQAILLVGLPDQAAALGLGGPAKRARGKLLAALPQSGSAEADRIARAFHIDTLDWYRAARPAPHLTAAARAVIDRRRIGVRYTSWRGTRDWTLDPLGIVLKAGNHYLVAASGERVLTFTVADIKTLAILDEDAARPADFDLAAWWTDSTRDFEARLRPGRATLRASPLGLQRLRLLGAWAADAVAGAEAPDAAGHRRLTLPIEGIDAAAPMLLGIGPEIDIEAPAELRAAVAGLARAVAARLDIAESG, encoded by the coding sequence ATGCGCGCGAGCCGTCTCCTCTCGATCCTGATCCTGCTGCAGCTGCGCCAGCGGCTCACCGCCGCCGACCTCGGTGCCGAGTTCGAGGTGTCCGAACGCACCATCTACCGCGACATCGACGCGCTCAGCGCCGCGGGCATCCCCGTTTATGGCGACCGGGGCCCCGGCGGCGGTTTCCAATTGCTCGACGGCTATCGCACGCGCCTCACCGGGCTCGATCCGCAGGAGGCGCAGGCAATACTGCTCGTCGGCCTGCCCGACCAGGCCGCGGCGCTCGGCCTCGGCGGACCCGCCAAGCGCGCGCGCGGCAAATTGCTCGCCGCGCTGCCCCAGAGCGGCAGCGCCGAGGCCGACCGCATCGCGCGCGCCTTCCACATCGACACGCTCGACTGGTACCGCGCCGCGCGCCCCGCGCCGCACCTCACCGCCGCGGCGCGCGCGGTGATCGACCGGCGGCGCATCGGCGTCCGCTACACCAGCTGGCGCGGCACGCGCGACTGGACGCTCGACCCGCTCGGCATCGTGCTCAAGGCGGGCAATCATTATCTCGTCGCGGCGAGCGGCGAGCGCGTGCTGACCTTCACCGTCGCCGACATAAAGACGCTCGCGATCCTCGACGAGGACGCCGCACGCCCCGCCGATTTCGACCTTGCCGCATGGTGGACCGACTCGACCCGCGATTTCGAAGCGCGCCTCCGCCCCGGCCGCGCGACGCTGCGCGCCTCGCCGCTCGGGCTTCAGCGCCTCCGACTGCTCGGCGCCTGGGCCGCCGATGCCGTCGCCGGCGCCGAAGCCCCCGACGCCGCCGGCCATCGCCGCCTGACGCTGCCGATCGAGGGTATCGACGCCGCCGCCCCGATGCTGCTCGGTATCGGGCCCGAGATCGACATCGAGGCGCCCGCGGAGCTGCGCGCCGCGGTGGCCGGTCTGGCGCGCGCGGTGGCCGCGCGGCTGGACATTGCGGAAAGCGGCTAA
- a CDS encoding tetratricopeptide repeat protein codes for MRIVYAIAAPFFMLGAASSLQSAGGSMPDPAREYNQNVDCHNAYDLLVHDFHNGTAMSATARDWAVAHEASARNGTPCAPPLPEMIARGGSWQIKTIEGRDAAAAFYHKQKDPAALSELGIAWLNGSVEGGTPQEGLEMINEAAKLGDPVALFTMGTIHAAGALGATKDHAKGFDLLSQAAAAGHIDAIYRVGLHYHEGLGVKRDYKKAFENFKLAAERGHFYAIIMAFDMINSDRGVKQDFKLAYRLSRTVAEQGEPYGAVMAASSLLQMKNPLEHEDEILYWMDQGITRGDDNIRGQLVPLREQVVAAFTKAKAPPQYTPRAFKACPMKTVCTVNHYSGLQSCTTNKDYWNDCDG; via the coding sequence ATGCGGATAGTTTACGCTATCGCCGCGCCCTTTTTCATGCTCGGCGCCGCCTCTTCCCTCCAGAGCGCCGGGGGCTCGATGCCCGACCCGGCGCGCGAATATAACCAGAATGTCGATTGCCATAATGCCTATGACCTTTTGGTGCACGACTTCCACAATGGCACCGCCATGTCCGCCACGGCGCGCGACTGGGCGGTGGCGCACGAGGCGAGCGCGCGGAACGGAACCCCCTGCGCCCCGCCGCTTCCCGAAATGATCGCGCGCGGCGGCAGCTGGCAGATCAAGACGATCGAGGGCCGCGACGCCGCCGCCGCCTTCTACCACAAGCAGAAGGACCCCGCCGCGCTCAGCGAACTCGGCATCGCGTGGCTCAACGGCAGTGTCGAGGGCGGCACCCCGCAGGAAGGTCTCGAGATGATCAACGAGGCGGCGAAGCTCGGCGATCCGGTGGCGCTGTTCACCATGGGCACGATCCACGCCGCGGGCGCGCTCGGCGCGACCAAGGATCATGCTAAGGGGTTCGACCTGCTGAGCCAGGCCGCGGCCGCGGGGCATATCGACGCCATCTACCGCGTCGGGCTCCACTATCACGAGGGCCTCGGGGTCAAGCGCGACTACAAGAAGGCGTTCGAGAATTTCAAACTCGCCGCCGAGCGCGGGCATTTCTACGCGATCATCATGGCGTTCGACATGATCAACAGCGACCGCGGGGTGAAGCAGGATTTCAAGCTCGCCTATCGCCTGTCGCGCACCGTCGCCGAGCAGGGCGAACCCTATGGCGCGGTGATGGCCGCCTCGTCGCTGCTCCAGATGAAGAACCCGCTCGAGCATGAGGACGAGATCCTCTACTGGATGGACCAGGGCATCACCCGCGGCGACGACAATATCCGTGGCCAGCTTGTCCCCTTGCGCGAACAGGTGGTCGCCGCCTTCACCAAGGCCAAGGCGCCGCCGCAATATACGCCGCGCGCGTTCAAGGCCTGCCCGATGAAGACCGTGTGCACGGTGAATCATTATTCGGGGCTGCAGAGCTGCACCACGAACAAGGATTATTGGAACGACTGCGACGGGTGA